Proteins encoded within one genomic window of Marasmius oreades isolate 03SP1 chromosome 4, whole genome shotgun sequence:
- the RHO3 gene encoding Rho GTPase (BUSCO:EOG09264YNR) — translation MSLCGSSRTTSFGRRPIQRKVVVCGDGACGKTSLLNVFTRGFFTQVYEPTVFENYVHDIYVDDQSVELSLWDTAGQEEFDRLRSLSYAETHVIMICFSVDNPTSLENVETKWLDEILEYCPGVKLVLVALKCDLRDDRPVKERLQRYGNHPVQYEEGLAVARRIRASRYLECSSKHNRGVTEVFYEAARVSLSTKPKGAVGTCVIM, via the exons ATGAGCCTCTGTGGATCATCCAGAACTACCTCCTTCGGACGCAGGCCG ATTCAACGAAAAGTTGTTG TCTGCGGTGATGGGGCTTGTG GAAAAACCTCACTCCTCAACGTCTTCACTCGAGGGTTCTTCACTCAAGTCTA TGAACCTACAGTATTCGAAAACTACGTCCATGACATTTACGTTGACGATCAGTCGGTAGAACTCAGCCTTTGGGACACTGCTG GTCAGGAGGAATTTGACCGTTTACGGTCGTTATCGTACGCAGAGACACATGTCATTATGATATGCTTCTCA GTGGATAACCCTACATCGCTAGAGAACGTAGAGACCAAG TGGTTGGATGAGATTCTGGAATACTGTCCTGGGGTCAAG CTTGTCCTCGTAG CTCTCAAATGCGATCTCCGAGATGATCGGCCAGTGAAAGAACGTCTCCAGAGATATGGAAATCATCCTGTACAGTACGAAGAAGGGTTAGCAGTCGCAAGACGGATACGAGCGTCCAGGTATTTAG AATGCAGTTCTAAACACAACCGTGGCGTTACAGAGGTCTTTTATGAAGCTGCTCGCGTCTCTTTGAGTACCAAACCAAAGGGGGCCGTTGGAACTTGCGTGATTATGTGA
- a CDS encoding uncharacterized protein (BUSCO:EOG092602BZ), which translates to MAGVDISKPIAFCEHLQLSSLGVQPASISFQTLTLESDHFICIRESVNSQNQVVIIDLADANNVLRRPISADSAIMHPRQKILALKAARTLQIFNIETKQKVKSHVNDADVAFWKWINESTIGIVTESSVYHWTISDQTSPPQKIFDRHATLSGTQIINYRASSDEKWMVLIGISGNSTNPSAFKVKGSMQLYSRERGVSQPIEGHAASFAEIKLDGHQKPTKLFTFAVRTATGAKLHIVEIDHTAPDPPFTKKAVDVYFPPEATNDFPVAMQGSLKHGIIYLVTKYGFIHLYDLESGACVYMNRISGETIFVTAEHEATHGIIGVNKKGQVLSVNVDEQTIVPYILTTLNNTELAFKMASRADLPGADDLYVKQYQQLFQSGQYSEAAKIAANSPRGILRTVQVIEAFKSAPTPPGGLSPILQYFGILLEKGELNHLESLELARPVLQQGRKQLLEKWLKEHKLTCSEELGDIVRLHDMTLALSVYLRANIPNKVIACFAETGQTEKIILYAKKVGYNPDYVALLQHVMRANPDKGAEFASQLVNDEMGPLVDVERVVDIFMSQNMIQPATSFLLDALKENKPEQGPLQTRLLEMNLMHAPQVADAILGNEMFTHYDRPRIANLCEKAGLLQRALEHYEDLADIKRAIVHATTFPVDWLISYFSRLTTEQSMSCLDEMLKVNIRQNLQVVVQIATKYSEILGPLKLIEMFERFKTFEGLYYYLGSIVNLSTDPEVHFKYIQAATRTGQIREVERICRESNHYSPEKVKNFLKEAKLSDQLPLIIVCDRFDFVHDLVLYLYQNNLTNFIEVYVQRVNSIRTPQVVGGLLDVDCDESTIKSLLASVTGNFPIDELVDEVEQRNRLKLILPWLEARVQAGSQDSAVFNAIAKIYIDSNNNPEAFLKENNFYEPLVVGKFCEARDPSLAFIAYAKGLCDEELISLTNENQMFKQQARYLVKRRQPELWAQVLVPDNMHRRQLIDQLVATALPECTNPDDVSVTVKAFLTADLPLELIELLEKIIIEPSPFSDNKNLQNLILLTAIRSDKGKVVGYINKLQNYDVDEIARIATEHGLYEEALTIYKKYEKHGMAINVLVEHIVSIDRGLDYANKVNKPEVWSRLAKAQLDGLRIKDSIDSYIKAEDPSNFPEVIEIANRAGKHDDLVRFLQMARKSMREPKIDTELAYAYAKTDRLHDMEDFLGMTNVADILQVGEKCFEDELYQAAKLLFTSISNWARLATTLIYLGENQAAVESARKAGNTQVWKQVHAACIEKEEFRLAQICGLNIIVHAEELAGLISIYERRGYFEAVINLLEAGLSLERAHMGIFTELAILLSKYKPAKLMEHLKLFVARINIPKVIRATEKAHLWPELVFLYIKYDEFDNAALAMIERSADAWEHNQFKDTIVRAANVEIYYKALTFYLQEQPTLLTDLLTVLIPRVDHSRVVRTFRQIDHIPLIRPYLIAVQHLNIEAVNDAYNDLLIEEEDYKTLRDSIDSFENFNNIGLAQRLEKHDLLEFRRLAAHLYKKNKRWEESIALSKQDKLYKDAIITASVSGSTEVAEELLTYFVDIGNRECFAAMLYTCFDLLRSDVIEELSWQHGLNDFYMPYRIQVQRSLIEKLQHLEKEVREHSRRDKQKEEAEESQPIINPGGFGNRLLLTNGFGGQANGIPAAMTGFGSY; encoded by the exons ATGGCTGGCGTGGACATCTCAAAACCGATTGCATTTTGTGAACACCTTCAGCTCTCCAGTCTCGGTGTTCAGCCCGCTTCTATCTCCTTCCAG ACTCTCACACTCGAATCCGACCACTTCATCTGTATACGTGAAAGCGTCAATTCGCAAAACCAAGTCGTTATCATTGACCTTGCCGACGCGAACAATGTACTTCGGCGCCCTATCTCGGCGGATTCTGCTATCATGCATCCTCGTCAGAAGATTCTGGCCTTGAAAG CTGCTCGAACCCTCCAAATCTTCAACATTGAAACCAAGCAGAAAGTCAAATCCCACGTGAATGATGCAGACGTAGCTTTCTGGAAATGGATCAACGAGTCGACAATAGGAATCGTTACGGAGTCGTCAGTATATCACTGGACTATCTCAGACCAAACATCCCCTCCCCAGAAGATTTTTGACCGCCATGCGACGCTCTCGGGCACACAGATCATTAATTACCGAGCCTCTTCAGATGAGAAATGGATGGTTTTGATCGGTATATCAGGCAATTCGACTAACCCTTCAGCTTTCAAAGTGAAGGGGTCGATGCAACTTTATAGTCGTGAACGGGGTGTCAGCCAGCCTATTGAAGGCCATGCGGCATCATTTGCTGAAATCAAGCTTGACGGACATCAAAAGCCTACGAAGCTATTCACCTTTGCGGTTCGCACGGCGACTGGGGCAAAA CTACATATTGTCGAGATAGATCACACGGCTCCAGATCCTCCTTTCACCAAGAAAGCGGTGGACGTTTACTTCCCCCCAGAGGCCACCAATGATTTCCCGGTCGCTATGCAAGGCTCGCTAAAGCACGGTATCATCTACCTGGTTACAAAATACGGGTTCATACACCTCTATGATCTCGAATCGGGAGCATGTGTGTACATGAATCGCATTTCTGGCGAGACAATCTTCGTGACTGCCGAACACGAAGCAACCCACGGTATCATTGGTGTGAACAAAAAGGGCCAGGTCTTGAGCGTCAATGTAGACGAGCAAACGATTGTTCCCTACATCCTCACGACTCTCAATAACACCGAGCTTGCCTTCAAGATGGCCAGCCGGGCTGATCTTCCTGGTGCTGATGATCTCTACGTCAAGCAGTACCAGCAACTGTTCCAGAGCGGCCAGTATAGTGAGGCCGCGAAGATCGCTGCGAACTCGCCAAGG GGTATCTTACGAACGGTCCAAGTCATAGAAGCCTTCAAATCAGCTCCAACCCCGCCAGGTGGTCTTTCTCCCATCCTCCAGTACTTTGGCATCCTCTTGGAAAAAGGTGAATTAAATCACCTGGAATCACTGGAGCTTGCGCGCCCCGTTCTGCAACAGGGAAGGAAGCAGCTCTTGGAGAAATGGCTCAAGGAGCACAAG CTTACCTGCAGCGAAGAATTGGGTGATATTGTCCGCCTTCACGACATGACATTGGCCTTGAGCGTTTACTTGAGGGCCAACATTCCCAACAAAGTCATTGCTTGCTTTGCGGAAACCGGCCAGACCGAGAAGATCATCCTGTATGCAAAGAAAGTTGGTTACAATCCCGACTATGTCGCTCTGTTGCAGCATGTCATGCGAGCTAATCCAGATAAAGGCGCTGAGTTTGCATCTCAACTCGTTAATGACGAGATGGGGCCTTTGGTGGATGTTGAAAGAGTGGTCGACATCTTTATGTCGCAGAATATGATCCAACCTGCCACCTCTTTCTTACTTGACGCTCTCAAGGAGAACAAACCCGAGCAAGGACCACTCCAGACTCGTTTGCTCGAGATGAACCTTATGCATGCCCCACAAGTCGCGGACGCCATTCTCGGTAATGAAATGTTCACCCACTACGACCGTCCCAGAATTGCGAACCTCTGTGAGAAGGCAGGACTTCTGCAGAGG GCCCTTGAGCACTATGAAGATCTTGCAGATATCAAGCGTGCTATTGTTCATGCCACAACGTTCCCAGTCGAT TGGCTTATCAGCTATTTCAGTCGTCTCACTACCGAGCAGTCTATGTCCTGCTTGGACGAAATGCTCAAAGTTAACATTCGTCAGAACTTGCAAGTCGTCGTTCAAATTGCCACCAAGTATTCCGAGATCCTAGGGCCCTTGAAACTGATTGAGATGTTTGAGCGATTCAAGACTTTCGAAG GCCTTTACTATTACTTGGGTTCTATCGTCAATCTCAGTACTGATCCGGAAGTCCACTTTAAATATATTCAAGCCGCTACCCGTACTGGACAGATCCGAGAGGTTGAACGTATCTGCCGCGAAAGCAACCACTACAGCCCAGAGAAggtgaagaacttcctgaaGGAGGCCAAGTTATCCGACCAACTGCCTCTTATCATTGTCTGCGATCGGTTCGATTTCGTCCACGACTTGGTACTTTACCTCTATCAAAACAATCTCACCAATTTCATCGAAGTATACGTCCAACGGGTCAACTCGATTCGCACTCCACAAGTTGTCGGAGGTTTATTGGATGTCGACTGCGATGAGTCCACGATCAAAAGTCTGCTTGCGTCCGTTACGGGCAACTTCCCCATCGACGAATTGGTCGATGAGGTTGAGCAACGAAATAGATTGAAATTAATTTTACCATGGCTGGAAGCGCGTGTTCAGGCCGGTAGTCAAGATTCAGCCGTGTTCAATGCCATTGCGAAAATCTATATCGACAGCAACAATAACCCTGAAGCATTCTTGAAGGAGAATAAT TTCTATGAACCGCTCGTTGTCGGAAAATTCTGCGAAGCCCGCGATCCCTCCCTCGCATTCATCGCTTATGCCAAAGGCCTCTGCGACGAGGAACTTATTTCTCTCACGAACGAGAATCAGATGTTCAAGCAACAGGCAAGGTATCTCGTCAAACGAAGGCAACCTGAATTATGGGCGCAAGTCCTCGTTCCCGACAACATGCATCGCAGACAGCTTATCGATCAG CTCGTTGCTACTGCACTCCCAGAATGTACGAATCCCGACGATGTCTCCGTTACTGTTAAAGCTTTCCTCACCGCCGACTTACCCCTTGAACTCATCGAATTATTGGAGAAGATCATCATTGAACCTTCGCCGTTCAGTGATAACAAGAATCTTCAGAACCTCATTCTTCTGACTGCTATCCGATCGGATAAAGGGAAGGTCGTCGGCTACATCAACAAGCTCCAGAATTACGATGTCGACGAGATTGCTCGGATCGCGACTGAGCACGGGTTGTATGAGGAGGCTCTAACGATCTACAAGAAGTATGAGAAGCATGGCATGGCAATCAACGTTCTCGTAGAGCATATCGTTTCAATAGATCGTGGTCTCGATTATGCCAACAAAGTCAACAAACCCGAGGTTTGGAGCAGACTTGCCAAGGCACAGCTCGATGGGCTTCGAATAAAAGACTCGATAG ATTCTTACATCAAAGCAGAGGATCCTTCCAACTTCCCCGAAGTTATCGAGATCGCCAATCGGGCTGGAAAGCACGACGATCTTGTGCGCTTCCTACAGATGGCCCGTAAATCAATGCGTGAACCCAAGATCGACACGGAGCTGGCGTATGCCTATGCGAAGACCGACCGCCTCCACGACATGGAGGACTTCCTCGGAATGACCAATGTGGCCGACATCCTTCAAGTGGGAGAAAAATGTTTCGAGGATGAACTCTATCAAGCTGCTAAACTTCTATTCACAAGCATCTCGAATTGGGCCCGCTTGGCCACTACATTGATTTACCTTGGCGAGAATCAAGCAGCTGTCGAAAGTGCTCGCAAGGCCGGAAACACACA GGTATGGAAACAAGTACATGCAGCGTGTATTGAAAAGGAGGAGTTCCGCCTG GCTCAAATTTGTGGTCTCAACATAATAGTCCACGCG GAAGAGCTCGCTGGCTTGATTTCTATCTACGAGCGTCGCGGATACTTCGAAGCGGTGATCAATCTTTTGGAGGCTGGCTTGAGCTTGGAGCGTGCACACATGGGTATCTTTACTGAGCTTGCCATTCTACTCAGCAAATATAAGCCCGCCAAAT TGATGGAACATCTCAAGCTCTTTGTCGCTCGCATCAATATCCCGAAG GTCATCAGAGCTACAGAGAAAGCACATCTATGGCCCGAACTCGTCTTCCTTTACATCAAGTATGATGAATTC GACAATGCTGCGCTAGCTATGATCGAACGTTCCGCAGACGCTTGGGAGCATAACCAGTTCAAAGATACTATTGTTCGAGCGGCCAATGTCGAGAT CTACTATAAGGCATTGACCTTCTACCTCCAAGAACAGCCCACGCTGTTGACGGATCTCCTCACCGTTCTTATTCCACGAGTCGACCATAGCCGTGTTGTCCGAACGTTCCGTCAAATTGACCACATTCCCTTGATCAGGCCGTATCTCATTGCTGTACAACAT CTAAACATTGAAGCCGTCAACGATGCATACAACGATCTGCtgatcgaggaagaagactacAAGACTCTTCGTGACAGTATCGATAGCTTTGAGAACTTCAACAACATAGGTCTTGCCCAACGGCTGGAGAAGCATGACCTCCTAGAATTCCGACGCTTAGCTGCTCACTTGTACAAG AAAAACAAGCGCTGGGAAGAGTCTATTGCACTGTCCAAACAGGACAAGCTGTATAAGGACGCCATAATAACTGCATCTGTTTCTGGGTCAACGGAGGTCGCTGAAGAGCTGCTGACATATTTTGTTGACATTGGAAACCGGGAGTGTTTCGCAGCAATGCTTTATACCTGCTTTGACCTATTGCGGTCAGACGTGATCGAGGAGTTGTCATGGCAGCACGGGCTCAACGATTTCTATATGCCGTACAGAATTCAAGTCCAACGATCTCTGATAGAAAAG CTGCAACATTTAGAGAAAGAGGTCAGAGAGCACTCGAGAAGGGATAAACAGAAGGAAGAAGCAGAGGAAAGCCAGCCGATAATAAATCCTGGAGGTTTCGGCAACAGACTACTCTTGACGAACGGATTTGGAGGACAAGCTAACGGGATTCCTGCG GCCATGACGGGCTTCGGCAGCTATTGA